Genomic DNA from Cupriavidus pauculus:
GAGGAGCTCGGCGTCGTAGTCCACGCCCTGGCGCAGACCCATGCGCTGGCCCGTGAGCGCGGCCCAGTAATAGACGCGGCTGGAATGGTTGAACAGCAGCGCGGATTCGGTGTCGCGGACGACCTCGGTGATTTCGCGCGCGAGCTTGCTGTCGGGAATGGCGATGCCGCCGATCGAGAATTGCATGGCTGACTCCTTGGTTGCAGCGTGATGTGCTGGGGTTGAATCGAGTGTAGGAGTGCGGGTATGATGGCTGCAATCGTCGTGTAACGACGATTTAAGACATACGCGACAGACGCGGACCGGAGGATGCCCCATGCCATCGCGCACCATTGCCATCGTCGCCACGCAGGGCGTGCAGCTGCTCGACGTCTCGGGGCCGCTCGACGTGTTCGCGGAGGCCAACGCGCAGTCGGGCACGGAGGCCTACCGGTTGCAGGTGATCGGTGTCCGGCGCGGCCCCATCGAGTCGTCGTCGCGCGTGCGGCTGCTTCCGGACCTGGTCATCGAGAACGATCCGCACGGGCGCGGCCTGCCGCGCGTGCACACGATGCTCGTGGCCGGTGCGCCGCATATCGCGGACGCGGCGCCCGATGCCATGCTCGCGCACTGGCTCCGCAATGTGGTGCCGTACGTCAGGCGCTACGGTTCAGTGTGCAGCGGCGCGTTTATCCTTGCGGAAGCGGGACTGCTGTCCGGCAAGCGGCTCACCACCCACTGGGCGGTGGCCGACGAGCTCGCCCGGCGCCATCCCGACCTCACGATCGATGTCGATGCGATCCACGTGCGCGACGGCAAGCTGCGCACCGCGGCCGGCGTGACAGCGGGGCTGGATCTCGCGCTGGCGCTCGTGGAAGAGGACCTCGGCCGCGAGGTGGCGATGCGCGTGGCGAGCCAGCTCGTGATGTACTTCAAGCGGCCGGGTGGGCAGGCGCAGTTCAGTCGTCGCGCGGCACCTGCCGCGGAGAACCGCTCGGCATTGCAGGAATTACAACGCTGGGTCGCCGCGCATCCGGCGGCGCGGCACGATGTCCCCGCGCTGGCCGCGCGCATCGGCGTCAGCGCGCGTCATCTGACGCGGCTCTTTCGCGAGGAGATCGGCATTACGCCGGCTAGCTGGGTGGAGGCCGCGCGGGTATCGGCCGCGCGGGAGCTGCTGGAGCAGGGCCACCTTGCACCGAAGCAGGTCGCGGCCGAGTGTGGTTTCTCCAGCGTGGATACGTTGCGTCGCGCGTT
This window encodes:
- a CDS encoding GlxA family transcriptional regulator translates to MPSRTIAIVATQGVQLLDVSGPLDVFAEANAQSGTEAYRLQVIGVRRGPIESSSRVRLLPDLVIENDPHGRGLPRVHTMLVAGAPHIADAAPDAMLAHWLRNVVPYVRRYGSVCSGAFILAEAGLLSGKRLTTHWAVADELARRHPDLTIDVDAIHVRDGKLRTAAGVTAGLDLALALVEEDLGREVAMRVASQLVMYFKRPGGQAQFSRRAAPAAENRSALQELQRWVAAHPAARHDVPALAARIGVSARHLTRLFREEIGITPASWVEAARVSAARELLEQGHLAPKQVAAECGFSSVDTLRRAFLRVVGVTPADYRKRHALGAR